The Kiritimatiellia bacterium genome includes a region encoding these proteins:
- the tig gene encoding trigger factor: protein MNIQIEDIGPCRKSVRVEVPAEQVNATYEEVLGEFAREAKIPGFRPGRAPREVVGKRFAQDIQKEVKDRLVPEGYREAVKQHSLHVVEVLAVEDVSYVAGAPMTFKMTLDVSPDFALPVYKEIPLQKKKQDVTDAAVDEVVKDILDRAATWEEVTGRAVQTGDLAMTDYEGVADGKPVAELAPKMEMLGKVTDQLIPAQPESIIPGLGTALVGMSAGERKQLAVDFPADYFEKALAGRKADYFITVKGVREKKLPAMDAEFFKKMGMESEAALRDQIRKDLAAAQGQQEHARLRGEIVKYLLEKTALDLPASVVDRETRDAVYDIVASSRARGVPQETIEEKKDEVFQTAARTAQDRVKLRYILHRIADQEKVEATEEDLAGRLAELARRYRSTPEAIRAELEKKDSLGDIRFEVRLNKVLDFLLAQAQVKEE from the coding sequence ATGAACATCCAAATCGAAGACATCGGTCCCTGCCGCAAGTCCGTCCGCGTCGAAGTGCCCGCGGAACAGGTCAACGCCACGTATGAAGAGGTGCTCGGCGAGTTCGCCCGCGAGGCGAAGATTCCCGGCTTCCGGCCCGGCCGCGCGCCGCGCGAGGTCGTCGGCAAGCGGTTCGCGCAGGACATTCAAAAAGAGGTTAAGGACCGCCTGGTGCCCGAAGGCTACCGCGAGGCCGTGAAGCAGCACAGCCTGCACGTGGTCGAGGTCCTGGCCGTGGAGGACGTCTCGTACGTCGCCGGGGCGCCGATGACCTTCAAGATGACCCTCGACGTATCGCCGGACTTCGCGCTGCCGGTCTACAAGGAAATCCCGCTCCAGAAGAAGAAGCAGGATGTCACCGACGCCGCCGTGGACGAGGTGGTGAAGGACATCCTCGACCGCGCGGCGACGTGGGAGGAAGTGACCGGCCGCGCGGTGCAGACGGGCGACCTGGCGATGACGGACTACGAGGGCGTGGCCGACGGCAAGCCGGTCGCGGAGCTGGCGCCGAAGATGGAGATGCTGGGCAAGGTCACGGACCAGCTGATCCCGGCCCAGCCGGAGTCGATCATCCCGGGCCTCGGCACGGCGCTGGTCGGGATGTCCGCCGGCGAGCGCAAGCAACTGGCCGTCGACTTCCCCGCGGACTACTTCGAGAAGGCGCTGGCGGGCAGGAAGGCCGACTACTTCATCACCGTCAAGGGCGTGCGCGAGAAGAAGCTGCCCGCGATGGACGCGGAGTTTTTCAAGAAGATGGGCATGGAGTCCGAGGCGGCGCTGCGGGACCAGATCCGCAAGGACCTGGCCGCCGCGCAGGGGCAGCAGGAGCACGCGCGGCTGCGCGGGGAGATCGTGAAGTACCTGCTGGAGAAGACCGCGCTGGACCTGCCCGCCTCCGTGGTGGACCGGGAAACGCGCGATGCCGTCTACGACATCGTGGCGTCCAGCCGCGCCCGCGGCGTGCCGCAGGAGACCATCGAGGAGAAGAAGGACGAGGTCTTCCAGACCGCGGCCCGGACCGCGCAGGACCGCGTGAAGCTGCGCTACATCCTCCACCGGATCGCCGATCAGGAGAAGGTCGAGGCCACCGAGGAGGACCTCGCCGGCCGCCTGGCCGAGTTGGCCCGGCGCTATCGCTCGACGCCGGAGGCGATCCGGGCCGAACTGGAAAAGAAGGACAGCCTGGGCGATATTCGCTTCGAAGTGCGGCTTAACAAGGTGCTGGATTTCCTGCTGGCGCAGGCGCAGGTGAAAGAGGAATAG
- a CDS encoding electron transfer flavoprotein subunit alpha, which produces MALEIIQDKCTGCGICLKACPFGALTLEMRDKLGLPPSKFKRIVKVEVSCTLCGACVPTCKFDAMKLDKPEAAAPADRPLDAYKGIWVYVEQRVGHIEGVSFELLAKGRELADQRKTELVGVLLGHDMKGQVDGLFARGADKVILADHPALAGFDSDAYADVFADLVKKHKPEVVLAGGTSIGRTFIPRVAIRVKTGLTADCTGLEIDPKDNLLLQTRPAFGGNIMATIICPNHRPQMATVRHKVFKAGAPDPQRKGALIEEVMDIKAGRSKVVEVIREMTNEINVAEADIIVSGGRGLGGPDNFKLLFELAKELGAAVGASRGAVDAGWISSFHQVGQTGKTVCPKLYIACGISGAIQHLVGMSSSDTIVAINKDPNAPIFDVADYAIVGDLTEVVPAITKVLKGE; this is translated from the coding sequence ATGGCGCTTGAAATCATCCAGGACAAATGCACGGGCTGCGGGATCTGCCTGAAGGCCTGCCCGTTCGGCGCGCTGACGCTGGAGATGCGGGACAAGCTCGGCCTGCCGCCGAGCAAGTTCAAACGCATCGTCAAGGTCGAGGTCTCCTGCACGCTGTGCGGGGCGTGCGTGCCGACGTGCAAGTTCGACGCCATGAAACTCGACAAGCCCGAGGCCGCCGCGCCGGCGGACCGGCCGCTCGACGCGTACAAGGGCATCTGGGTCTACGTCGAGCAGCGCGTCGGGCACATCGAGGGCGTGTCGTTCGAACTGCTGGCCAAGGGCCGCGAGCTCGCCGATCAGCGCAAGACCGAGCTGGTCGGCGTCCTGCTGGGCCACGACATGAAGGGCCAGGTCGACGGTCTGTTCGCGCGCGGCGCGGACAAGGTGATCCTGGCGGACCATCCCGCGCTGGCCGGTTTCGACTCGGACGCCTACGCGGACGTTTTCGCGGACCTGGTGAAGAAGCACAAGCCGGAGGTCGTCCTCGCCGGCGGCACGAGCATCGGCCGTACGTTCATCCCGCGCGTCGCGATCCGGGTGAAGACCGGGCTGACGGCGGACTGCACGGGCCTCGAGATCGACCCGAAGGATAACCTGTTGCTCCAGACCCGGCCGGCCTTCGGCGGCAACATCATGGCCACGATCATCTGCCCGAACCACCGGCCGCAGATGGCGACGGTGCGCCACAAGGTCTTCAAGGCCGGCGCCCCCGACCCGCAGCGGAAAGGCGCGCTGATCGAGGAGGTCATGGACATCAAGGCCGGCCGGTCGAAGGTCGTCGAGGTCATCCGCGAGATGACCAACGAGATCAACGTGGCCGAGGCGGACATCATCGTGTCCGGCGGCCGCGGGCTGGGCGGGCCGGATAACTTCAAGCTGCTCTTCGAGCTGGCGAAGGAACTGGGCGCGGCCGTCGGCGCGAGCCGCGGCGCGGTGGACGCGGGCTGGATCTCGTCGTTCCACCAGGTCGGCCAGACCGGCAAGACCGTGTGCCCGAAGCTCTACATCGCCTGCGGCATCTCCGGCGCGATCCAGCACCTGGTCGGCATGAGCTCTTCCGACACCATCGTGGCGATCAACAAGGATCCCAACGCGCCGATCTTCGACGTGGCCGACTACGCCATCGTCGGCGACCTGACGGAAGTGGTGCCGGCGATTACGAAGGTGCTTAAAGGAGAATGA
- a CDS encoding transposase, whose translation MARALRVQFEGAIYHVTARGNERRAIFRGDRDHERFLETLAEQIEAHHVRLYAYVLMTNHYHLLVETPRANLAVFMQQFNGAYTVYFNRKHRRSGHLLGGRYKAKLVEGDEYLLRLTRYVHLNPVKLARLKSATLEEKTKALRAYRWSSYRGYAGMERRAKWVDYGPLGDLVGQGRGGQAGHYRAYVESGLAQDDDELKEALEQSSKAVGGAAFCRWAESLYRELTERQKQPLDVAMRRVETPVTANQVFKVVCAEYAVDQESLTKRRSVSDARVLAMKLMKEEAGLTQRGVAVHLGLLDGSGISRRLSELTVRLEKERRLRKRYERLRKRLVLNH comes from the coding sequence ATGGCGCGAGCATTGCGGGTTCAGTTCGAAGGGGCGATCTACCACGTCACGGCGCGGGGGAACGAGCGCCGGGCGATCTTCCGCGGCGACCGCGATCACGAACGGTTTCTGGAGACGCTGGCCGAGCAGATCGAGGCGCACCATGTGCGGCTATACGCCTACGTGCTAATGACCAACCACTATCACCTGCTGGTCGAGACGCCACGGGCCAATCTGGCGGTTTTCATGCAGCAGTTCAATGGAGCGTACACGGTGTATTTCAATAGGAAGCACCGACGCAGCGGGCATCTTCTGGGCGGACGGTATAAAGCGAAACTGGTGGAGGGGGATGAGTATCTGCTTCGCCTGACGCGGTACGTGCATCTGAATCCGGTGAAGCTCGCCCGGCTGAAGAGTGCGACGCTGGAGGAGAAGACGAAGGCCTTGCGGGCGTATCGGTGGAGCAGCTACCGGGGGTATGCCGGGATGGAGCGGCGGGCGAAGTGGGTGGACTACGGGCCGCTAGGCGATTTGGTCGGACAGGGACGCGGAGGGCAAGCCGGGCACTATCGGGCGTATGTGGAATCAGGATTGGCGCAAGATGATGATGAACTGAAGGAGGCCCTGGAACAATCGAGCAAGGCGGTGGGAGGAGCAGCCTTCTGCCGGTGGGCGGAATCGCTGTATCGGGAATTGACAGAGAGACAGAAACAGCCGCTGGATGTGGCCATGCGGCGGGTGGAAACGCCAGTGACAGCAAATCAGGTCTTTAAGGTGGTATGCGCAGAGTACGCAGTGGATCAGGAGAGCCTGACCAAACGAAGGAGCGTCTCGGATGCCCGCGTGTTGGCGATGAAGCTAATGAAGGAGGAAGCGGGTTTGACGCAACGGGGTGTGGCGGTCCATCTGGGGTTGCTGGACGGATCAGGTATATCGCGCCGACTCTCGGAATTGACGGTTCGACTTGAGAAGGAGCGGAGGTTAAGGAAGAGATATGAGCGATTGCGGAAAAGGCTTGTTCTTAATCACTAA